The Salmo trutta unplaced genomic scaffold, fSalTru1.1, whole genome shotgun sequence sequence ggcataacgttacatatacaatactatcccattttggaaacgttacatggacaatactatcccattttggaaacgttacatgtacaataccatcccattttggaaacgttacatgtacaatactatcccatttaggaaacgttacatggacaatactatcccatttaggaaacgttacatggacaatactatcccattttggaaacgttacatgtacaatactatcccatttaggaaacgttacatgtacaatactatcccattttggaaacgttacatgtacaatactatcccattttggaaacgttacacgtacaatactatcccattttggaaacgttacatgtacaatactatcccatttaggaaacgttacatgtacaatactatcccattttggaaacgttacatgtacaatactgtcccattttggaaacgttacatggacaatactatcccattttggaaacgttacatggacaatactatcccattttggaaacgttacatgtccgcccccttgtggagggaaatgaatatcttagatggtagctgtagatgggattcaaatgcataatggtattaacacagtgtctagactacctcttttgtataaatgcccttcagaatccaaacacagtattgccacgcagcaaaatgttgcgtataatctttcaagtcagcctgataaaatattgaacaatttgtgtacaaagatatcttgaaatgtgatattaggcctgtatggcagtactgtattggctagtgctttctccaatatgttcttctattttGCATTACATTGTATGTtgatgccatttatctttcaatatttgtttaatatatatatatatgttttaatgcttgtaagactattctttgacacattttctcttcctttgaaattcATTTCCTTGTCAATCACTGGCTCATTGGTGaaaattagcattatgacaatatcttttaataaaatcattcaaaacctttattaatgcaatgcagacagaagttgacaacaggaacataacgcatgtttccgagtaagttctgcacAAAAGTAAAAGTCCCAAGTTGCTTTTATTAAACCCGAAGTCCAGCCATTACATCattaccttctactcatgagaccaagcccatgcagCCACACAGCTATACAAACGTAGAGTTTCAGTGTTATCTAAAAGCTTAGCAGTAAATGTccaagttgatttatagtggaATGTCCGACTAGTGTCttacactcccctgcagagtcctgtcttcacagtcacacatttctcagaCAGTTTTGTTATAAGAGGCAGTAGAAAAGtactgtggaacaatattaaacctcataatgtatatatatatatattgttaatctgtagtctaggaccctataaatgtaaggagggaggggtcttataacccctcccctttcATTAATACAACAttagcataatcaattattataatacatcaaacatttggtgtTGCCCCTATCGTGAACCTCTAACACCCCTTAAGAGaatgctcaccaccaacagaaaacaacttctatttcacattataatcaactacaatgattcaccttcaccaatataaacatggtgtctactggctgtcaacaattaaaaacaagaaaaaacatttttcccccccactagcttctagaactctcgtcttcctaaaactcactagcttctagaactctcgtccccttggaacgagcccaaacaaaactcatctccaaaacGGAAAaatgtgcagtcaaaataaattgtgatccatggcaacttactggctaaatgcaaaacacaaatctttttgacagCCCAcacttgagacaatcagcaaccaagttgtcctcaccacagacatgtctgatttcaagaggaaactcctgcaatatccgtagtaactttccacctcactgcggagcttctctctattttcagggttcactagataggcatgttgttggatcggggcccagtccccaatgtcatgctctagtacatttgggttggcatgTGTGAGAATGAACccagatattctaaaagcagggcaacaatgtcaatataattgtacccaaaaaatgtaatttggttacataaataattatcattactaaatgttacatgaaatgtaaatatgaaatatttggttgcatagtcttattttcaacagcttttcaattacattttgctaggtgggatagccccaacgtcaaaacacagttttaacgtgtccaaatcaataaccaatatgcagaaacagtttgtgatatattgaaaacctaaacataaaatgtgctatatacacaaacatcagccataataatcatattacttgtattttttaaacaagcaccttataaactgcacaagcaccagaaacgctgatgttttgacaagtagcaataaatcactgatatcgattaggggggaaatcaggttgtacgtgctgttgaaactaacaactaaaataaacacatggaaatgggagatatatttcacctcactggttagaggacaacctgcagaagacagtcagctacattttggagtgatgcatttaaatgtaggggtcgctgaacaaaggaacacaacacttatttgtcatcactcatcgatatcctgctaaaatcatttgtgcgagaggagggagatgaggttgcacgtcctgttaaaactaacagctcaaaaaccacacagaatctgggaataatgtgtacatcactagTTAGATGACAATTTATAGAAAACAgctcgctacattttgaagtgttgcattttgattaaaGTGGGTCACTGCAACACAACtattttttttgttagtcactttttgttaaatcacataaatagtactcttccaattcagagcttgtatttttccgtgaggctaatatccatatcaggctgaaatcaatagaacagggggcaaacgtttaggcttctacattgtgacatcattaaaatactcctactacaatgttaaaacattctacactGTGAGATTATTAAAACAATTCCTTCatttatgtattttctgatgtttgatcagagaccTTTTaacagagtatctcttgtcacattgatgacagctatgagatttctctcctgtgtgtgttctctggtgtgctaTCAGGccacttgactgagtaaaactcttcccacattgagtacagctataaggcttctctcctgtgtgtgttctctggtgtgatatcaagGAGCATGACTgattaaaactctttccacattgtgtacagctatatggtggtttctctcctgtgtgtgttctctggtgtgattttaaatCACTTGATCTAACAAAACTCTTTCcgcagtcagagcagtggtaaggtttctctcctgtgtgtgttctcaggtgtactttcagGCAGCTtgcctgagtaaaactcttcccacattgagtacagctataagatttctctcctgtgtgtattctctggtgcacgaTTAGGGAGCTTGACTGAATAAAATGCTTCCCACATTGTGTACAGCTATATggtggtttctctcctgtgtgtgttctctggtgtgattttaaatTACTTAAGCTAATAAAACTCTTTCTGCAGTCAGCGCAATGGTaagttttctctcctgtgtgtgttctcaggtgtactttcagGCAGCTTGCctgaataaaactcttcccacattgagtacaactacacggtttctctcctgtgtgtgtccgcttGTGTAATATCAGTCCATttggctgagtaaaactcttcccacattgattacagctatatagtttctctcctgtgtgtattctctggtgcataACCAAGGAGCTTGaccgagtaaaactctttccacattgagtacagctacatggtttatctcctgtgtgtgttctcttgtgtaccTTCAGAGAGCTAGATGtcgtaaaactcttcccacattgagtacagctaaatggtttctctcctgtgtgtgttctctggtgtactgtcagagagCTAGATGTAACataactcctcccacattgatcacagctataagatttatctcctgtgtgtgttctcttgtgtaaagtcagatagctagatgtaacataactcttcccacattgatcacagctataagatttctctgttgtgtgtgttttctgatgTTTAGTCAGATTggaagatgtagtaaaactcttcccacattgagtacagctataagatttctctcctgtgtgaattagcAGGTGTGTTTTCAATGAATATGATCTAGAGAAACTCattccacaatgagagcagtggtacggcttttctcctgtgtggattctccgGTGTATTTCAAGTTCTGATTTAGATTTGCAGTTCTtctcacagtcagagcagcagtaagGATTATTCaatgtgggtctctgctggtgtttcttgag is a genomic window containing:
- the LOC115186747 gene encoding zinc finger protein 180, translated to MSFSRSYSLKTHLLIHTGEKSYSCTQCGKSFTTSSNLTKHQKTHTTEKSYSCDQCGKSYHFIQSSSLIVHQRIHTGEKSYSCTQCGKSFTQASCLKVHLRTHTGEKPYHCSDCGKSFVRSSDLKSHQRTHTGEKPPYSCTQCGKSFNQSCSLISHQRTHTGEKPYSCTQCGKSFTQSSGLIAHQRTHTGEKSHSCHQCDKRYSVKRSLIKHQKIHK